A stretch of the Streptomyces sp. NBC_01428 genome encodes the following:
- a CDS encoding DUF721 domain-containing protein encodes MTENTSGAGAEGGSGDAAAKKTPEPSGVDLARVALRAAKEQARARGDAAQQKKQARRGGGLRSGSGADGRDPMALGAAINRLLTERGWETPAAVGGVMGRWPQIVGEDLANHCVPLRYDEDPAERVLTVQCDSTAWATQLRLLAPQLVARLNQDLGHGAVRLIKVLGPNGPARRYGPLRAPGSKGPGDTYG; translated from the coding sequence ATGACGGAAAACACATCGGGAGCGGGTGCCGAGGGCGGGTCCGGGGACGCCGCCGCCAAGAAGACCCCCGAACCGTCCGGCGTCGACCTCGCGCGCGTGGCGCTGCGCGCCGCGAAAGAGCAGGCACGCGCGCGTGGGGACGCGGCCCAGCAGAAGAAACAGGCCCGCCGGGGTGGCGGCCTGCGCTCCGGCTCCGGCGCGGACGGCCGCGACCCCATGGCGCTGGGCGCCGCCATCAACCGGCTGCTCACCGAGCGCGGCTGGGAGACCCCCGCCGCGGTGGGCGGGGTGATGGGGCGCTGGCCGCAGATCGTCGGCGAGGACCTGGCCAATCACTGCGTCCCGCTGCGCTACGACGAGGACCCGGCCGAGCGGGTCCTGACCGTGCAGTGCGACTCGACGGCCTGGGCGACCCAGCTGCGCCTGCTGGCCCCCCAGCTCGTCGCCCGGCTCAACCAGGACCTCGGCCACGGTGCCGTCCGCCTGATCAAGGTCCTGGGCCCCAACGGCCCCGCCCGCCGCTACGGGCCCCTGCGCGCCCCCGGCAGCAAGGGCCCCGGCGACACCTACGGATGA
- the gnd gene encoding phosphogluconate dehydrogenase (NAD(+)-dependent, decarboxylating) codes for MELGLVGLGKMGGNMRERIRRAGHTVIGYDRNPDLADVHSLEELVGRLKGPRVVWVMVPAGAATQATIDELAAVLEPGDVVVDGGNSRWTDDEKHAVELGIKGIGFVDCGVSGGVWGLKNGYALMYGGTPENVEKVQPIFDALKPEGDFGSVHAGKVGAGHFAKMVHNGIEYAMMQAYAEGWELLEKVDSVTDVREVFRSWQEGTVIRSWLLDLAVNALDEDEHLDKLRGFAQDSGEGRWTVEAAIDNAVPLPAITASLFARFASRQDDSPQMKMIAALRNQFGGHAVEKA; via the coding sequence ATGGAGCTCGGTCTCGTCGGCCTCGGCAAGATGGGCGGCAACATGCGCGAGCGGATCCGCCGCGCAGGCCACACCGTCATCGGATACGACCGCAACCCGGACCTCGCCGACGTCCACAGCCTGGAAGAACTCGTGGGCAGGCTCAAGGGCCCCCGCGTGGTGTGGGTCATGGTCCCGGCCGGTGCCGCGACCCAGGCCACCATCGACGAGCTGGCCGCCGTGCTGGAGCCCGGCGACGTCGTGGTGGACGGCGGCAACTCCCGCTGGACGGACGACGAGAAGCACGCCGTCGAGCTGGGCATCAAGGGCATCGGCTTCGTCGACTGCGGCGTCTCCGGCGGCGTCTGGGGCCTGAAGAACGGCTACGCGCTGATGTACGGCGGCACCCCCGAGAACGTCGAGAAGGTGCAGCCGATCTTCGACGCGCTGAAGCCGGAGGGCGACTTCGGGTCGGTGCACGCCGGCAAGGTCGGCGCGGGCCACTTCGCGAAGATGGTCCACAACGGCATCGAGTACGCCATGATGCAGGCCTATGCCGAGGGCTGGGAGCTGCTGGAGAAGGTCGACTCCGTCACGGACGTCCGTGAGGTCTTCCGCTCCTGGCAGGAGGGCACCGTCATCCGCTCCTGGCTGCTCGACCTCGCCGTCAACGCGCTGGACGAGGACGAGCACCTCGACAAGCTCAGGGGCTTCGCACAGGACTCCGGCGAGGGCCGGTGGACGGTGGAGGCCGCCATCGACAACGCGGTGCCGCTCCCCGCGATCACCGCGTCGCTCTTCGCCCGCTTCGCCTCGCGGCAGGACGACTCGCCGCAGATGAAGATGATCGCCGCGCTGCGCAACCAGTTCGGCGGCCACGCCGTCGAGAAGGCCTGA
- the gyrB gene encoding DNA topoisomerase (ATP-hydrolyzing) subunit B: MLCQKGRFVADSGNPNENIPSIDAGANGEVTTSYDASAITVLEGLDAVRKRPGMYIGSTGERGLHHLVYEVVDNSVDEALAGHADTIDITILPDGGVRVIDNGRGIPVGIVASEGKPALEVVLTVLHAGGKFGGGGYAVSGGLHGVGVSVVNALSSKVSVEVKTDGHRHTQEYKMGVPTAPLVQHEATEETGTSVTFWADGDIFETTEYSFETLSRRFQEMAFLNKGLTIKLTDERESAKAVAGADEAGADEKDEVKTVTYHYEGGIVDFVKYLNSRKGEVVHPTVIDLEAEDKDKSLSLEVAMQWNSGYSEGVYSFANIIHTHEGGTHEEGFRAALTSLINKYARDKKLLREKDDNLTGDDIREGLTAIISVKLSEPQFEGQTKTKLGNTEAKTFVQRAVYEHLNDWLDRNPNEAADIIRKSIQAATARVAARKARDLTRRKGLLESASLPGKLSDCQSNDPIKCEIFIVEGDSAGGSAKSGRNPQYQAILPIRGKILNVEKARIDKILQNQEIQALISAFGTGVHEDFDIEKLRYHKIILMADADVDGQHINTLLLTFLFRFMRPLVEAGHVFLSRPPLYKIKWGRDDFEYAYSDRERDALIELGRQAGKRVREDSIQRFKGLGEMNAEELRITTMDQEHRVLGQVTLDDAAQADDLFSVLMGEDVEARRAFIQRNAKDVRFLDI, encoded by the coding sequence GTGCTGTGCCAGAAAGGGCGCTTCGTGGCCGATTCCGGCAACCCCAACGAGAACATCCCGTCCATCGACGCCGGCGCGAACGGCGAGGTCACAACCTCGTACGACGCCAGCGCCATCACCGTCCTCGAGGGTCTGGACGCGGTCCGCAAGCGACCCGGCATGTACATCGGCTCGACCGGTGAGCGCGGGCTCCACCACCTCGTCTACGAGGTCGTGGACAACTCGGTCGACGAGGCGCTGGCCGGCCACGCCGACACGATCGACATCACGATCCTCCCGGACGGCGGCGTTCGCGTCATCGACAACGGCCGAGGCATCCCGGTGGGCATCGTCGCCTCGGAGGGCAAGCCGGCCCTCGAGGTCGTGCTCACCGTCCTGCACGCCGGCGGCAAGTTCGGAGGCGGCGGCTACGCGGTCTCCGGTGGTCTGCACGGCGTCGGCGTCTCCGTCGTGAACGCCCTGTCGAGCAAGGTCTCCGTCGAGGTCAAGACGGACGGCCACCGCCACACGCAGGAATACAAGATGGGCGTCCCGACCGCCCCGCTGGTCCAGCACGAGGCCACCGAGGAGACGGGCACGTCGGTCACCTTCTGGGCCGACGGGGACATCTTCGAGACCACGGAGTACTCCTTCGAGACGCTCTCGCGGCGTTTCCAGGAGATGGCGTTCCTCAACAAGGGCCTGACGATCAAGCTCACGGACGAGCGTGAGTCGGCGAAGGCCGTGGCGGGCGCGGACGAGGCGGGTGCGGACGAGAAGGACGAGGTCAAGACCGTCACGTACCACTACGAAGGCGGCATCGTCGACTTCGTGAAGTACCTCAACTCCCGCAAGGGGGAGGTGGTGCACCCCACCGTCATCGACCTCGAGGCGGAGGACAAGGACAAGAGCCTGTCCCTCGAAGTCGCGATGCAGTGGAACAGCGGATACAGCGAGGGCGTGTACTCCTTCGCCAACATCATCCACACGCACGAGGGCGGTACGCACGAGGAGGGCTTCCGTGCTGCGCTGACCTCGCTCATCAACAAGTACGCGCGCGACAAGAAGCTGCTCCGCGAGAAGGACGACAACCTCACGGGTGACGACATCCGCGAGGGTCTGACGGCGATCATCTCGGTCAAGCTGAGCGAGCCGCAGTTCGAGGGCCAGACGAAGACCAAGCTGGGCAACACGGAGGCCAAGACCTTCGTCCAGCGCGCGGTCTACGAGCACCTCAACGACTGGCTGGACCGCAACCCGAACGAGGCCGCGGACATCATCCGCAAGTCCATCCAGGCGGCCACCGCGCGCGTGGCGGCCCGCAAGGCGCGTGACCTCACCCGCCGCAAGGGACTGCTGGAGTCGGCGTCCCTGCCCGGCAAGCTGTCCGACTGCCAGTCGAACGACCCCATCAAGTGCGAGATCTTCATCGTCGAGGGCGACTCCGCCGGCGGCTCGGCCAAGTCCGGCCGTAACCCCCAGTACCAGGCGATCCTCCCGATCCGAGGAAAGATCCTCAACGTCGAGAAGGCGCGGATCGACAAGATCCTGCAGAACCAGGAGATCCAGGCACTGATCTCCGCCTTCGGCACCGGAGTCCACGAGGACTTCGACATCGAGAAACTCCGCTATCACAAGATCATCCTGATGGCGGACGCCGACGTCGACGGCCAGCACATCAACACCCTGCTGCTGACCTTCCTGTTCCGCTTCATGCGGCCGCTGGTCGAAGCCGGTCACGTGTTCCTGTCGCGCCCGCCGCTCTACAAGATCAAGTGGGGCCGGGACGACTTCGAGTACGCGTACTCGGACCGCGAGCGCGACGCCCTGATCGAGCTGGGCCGGCAGGCCGGCAAGCGCGTCCGTGAGGACTCGATCCAGCGATTCAAGGGTCTCGGTGAGATGAACGCCGAGGAACTGCGCATCACGACCATGGACCAGGAGCACCGCGTCCTCGGTCAGGTCACGCTCGACGACGCCGCCCAGGCCGACGACCTGTTCTCGGTCCTCATGGGCGAGGACGTCGAGGCGCGCCGCGCGTTCATCCAGCGCAATGCCAAGGACGTCCGCTTCCTCGACATCTGA
- the recF gene encoding DNA replication/repair protein RecF (All proteins in this family for which functions are known are DNA-binding proteins that assist the filamentation of RecA onto DNA for the initiation of recombination or recombinational repair.): protein MHVTHLSLADFRSYARVEVPLDPGVTAFVGPNGQGKTNLVEAVGYLASLGSHRVSSDAPLVRMGAERAIIRANVRQGERQQLIELELNPGKANRARINRSSQVRPRDVLGIVRTVLFAPEDLALVKGDPGERRRFLDELITARSPRMAGVRSDYDRVLKQRNTLLKSAALARRHGGRTMDLSTLDVWDQHLARVGAELLAQRLDLVAAVQPLADKAYEQLAPGGGPVSLEYKASSPGIVGHAREELFAQLIAALEESRKSEIERGVTLVGPHRDDLVLKLGQLPAKGYASHGESWSYALALRLASYDLLRAEGNEPVLVLDDVFAELDSRRRERLAELVAPGEQVLVTAAVDDDVPGVLSGTRYAVSEGTVERV from the coding sequence ATGCACGTCACGCATCTGTCGCTGGCCGACTTCCGCTCGTACGCCCGGGTCGAGGTTCCGCTCGACCCGGGCGTCACCGCGTTCGTCGGCCCCAACGGACAGGGCAAGACGAACCTGGTCGAGGCCGTGGGGTACCTCGCCTCTCTCGGCAGCCACCGCGTCTCCTCCGACGCGCCGCTGGTCCGCATGGGCGCCGAGCGGGCGATCATCCGGGCCAACGTCCGGCAGGGCGAGCGCCAGCAGCTCATCGAGCTCGAGCTGAACCCCGGCAAGGCCAATCGCGCCCGCATCAACAGGTCCTCGCAGGTCAGGCCCCGTGACGTGCTCGGCATCGTGCGCACGGTGCTGTTCGCGCCCGAGGACCTCGCCCTCGTCAAGGGCGACCCGGGTGAGCGGCGCCGCTTCCTGGACGAGCTGATCACCGCGCGCTCCCCGCGCATGGCGGGCGTCCGTTCCGACTACGACCGCGTCCTCAAGCAGCGCAACACCCTCCTGAAGTCGGCCGCGCTGGCCCGTCGGCACGGCGGCCGCACCATGGATCTCTCCACCCTCGACGTGTGGGACCAGCACCTCGCGCGCGTGGGCGCCGAACTGCTCGCCCAGCGCCTCGACCTGGTCGCCGCGGTCCAGCCGCTGGCCGACAAGGCGTACGAGCAGCTGGCCCCCGGCGGCGGCCCCGTCTCCCTGGAGTACAAGGCGTCCTCGCCCGGCATCGTGGGCCACGCGCGCGAGGAGCTCTTCGCCCAGCTGATCGCCGCCCTGGAGGAGTCCCGCAAGTCCGAGATCGAGCGCGGCGTGACCCTCGTGGGCCCCCACCGCGACGACCTCGTGCTCAAGCTCGGCCAGCTGCCGGCCAAGGGATACGCGTCCCACGGCGAGTCCTGGTCGTACGCGCTGGCGCTGCGCCTGGCCTCGTACGACCTGCTCCGCGCCGAGGGCAACGAACCGGTGCTGGTGCTCGACGACGTCTTCGCCGAGTTGGACAGCCGCAGGCGCGAACGGCTCGCGGAACTCGTCGCGCCGGGCGAGCAGGTGCTGGTGACGGCAGCCGTGGACGACGACGTGCCGGGGGTCCTGAGCGGGACGCGGTACGCGGTGTCCGAAGGCACGGTGGAGCGCGTATGA